A region from the Aegilops tauschii subsp. strangulata cultivar AL8/78 chromosome 5, Aet v6.0, whole genome shotgun sequence genome encodes:
- the LOC109749645 gene encoding probable LRR receptor-like serine/threonine-protein kinase At1g05700: MEPATAAAACPRLLVSLLLVLSCFVSPELVHGQPDALGFISIDCGIADGPSYPDESTRGLRYVSDAGFVDAGAGANAGINPPYSDRELAARYLTVRHFSGGAARSCYTLRGLSPGGRYLVRSSFYYGNYDALNRLPSFHLYLGVNRWAAVNVTAPDDILIFEAVVVSPADFFQVCLVDIGQGTPFISGLDLRPLRAAMYPEATVNQSLLLLNLRRPAARFALNRYHFWRPASFYKIYRYPFDSYDRIWQSYGDIAAWTNITTTANVDVSKASSFDAPPVVLRSAATPVNGTRLEFSWSPDTSQNNDSSSAAYLLLLYFAELQQLPGNVLRRFDILVDGASWNGSRSYTPKYLSAEVVEQVVVQGSGQHTVSLVATPDAILPPILNAFEIYSLRQMTELATNNGDAKAMMGIRTTYMLKKNWMGDPCAPKAFAWNGLNCSYSSSGPAWITALILSSSLLTGAVDPSFGDLKSLQYLDLSNNSLSGPIPDFLAQMPSLKFLDLSSNKLSGSIPAALVRKRQNGSLVLMIGNNANICDNGASTCAPNDKQKNRTLIIAIAVPIAVATLLFVAAIIILHRRRIKQDTWMANSARLNSPRDRERSNLFENRQFSYKELKLITANFKEEIGRGGFGAVFLGYLENGSPVAVKIRSKTSSQGDREFLSEAQHLSRVHHRNLVSLIGYCKDKKQLALVYEYMHGGDLEDRLRGEVSVATPLSWHRRLKIALDSAHGLEYLHKSCQPPLIHRDVKTKNILLSADLDAKISDFGLTKVFADEFMTHITTQPAGTLGYLDPEYYNTSRLSEKSDVYSFGVVLLELITGQSPAVAITDTESIHIAQWVRQKLSEGNIESIADSKMGREYDVNSVWKVTELALQCKEQPSRERPTMTDVVAELKECLELEVSRGMGNYNSVTSGTSNLSATSTDSHNDAQANDLKQQSVLELGQVGDASPTHIGPAPR, encoded by the exons ATGGAACCAGCAACGGCAGCAGCAGCTTGTCCTCGGTTGCTCGTGTCCCTCCTCCTCGTCCTATCATGCTTCGTGTCACCCGAGCTCGTCCATGGCCAGCCCGACGCCCTCGGCTTCATCAGCATCGACTGCGGGATCGCCGACGGCCCGAGCTACCCCGACGAGTCCACGCGCGGCCTGAGGTACGTCTCGGACGCCGGCTTCGTCGACGCCGGCGCGGGGGCCAACGCCGGCATCAACCCGCCGTACAGCGACCGGGAACTGGCGGCGCGGTACCTCACCGTACGCCACTTCTCCGGTGGTGCTGCCCGCAGCTGCTACACGCTCCGGGGGCTCTCGCCGGGAGGCAGGTACCTCGTCAGGTCCAGCTTCTACTACGGCAACTACGACGCGCTCAACAGGCTCCCGTCCTTCCACCTCTACCTCGGGGTCAACCGCTGGGCCGCCGTCAACGTCACCGCGCCCGATGACATATTGATCTTCGAGGCCGTCGTCGTGTCCCCGGCTGATTTCTTTCAG GTGTGCCTGGTGGACATAGGGCAGGGTACGCCCTTCATCTCCGGGCTTGACCTGAGGCCGCTCAGGGCGGCCATGTACCCGGAGGCCACCGTGAACCAGTCGCTGCTCCTGCTCAATCTTCGCCGGCCGGCGGCCAGATTCGCCTTGAACCGCTACCATTTCTGGCGGCCGGCTAGTTTCTATAAGATATACAG GTACCCATTTGATTCCTACGACCGCATCTGGCAGTCTTACGGCGATATCGCCGCGTGGACCAACATAACGACGACGGCCAACGTTGACGTCTCCAAGGCCAGCAGCTTCGACGCGCCGCCTGTGGTGCTGCGGAGCGCCGCCACTCCGGTGAACGGAACTCGGCTCGAATTCTCATGGAGCCCGGACACCTCCCAGAACAATGACAGCAGCAGCGCAGCCTACCTCCTGCTGCTCTACTTCGCGGAGCTGCAGCAGCTGCCGGGCAACGTGCTGAGGCGGTTCGACAtcctcgttgacggcgcctcatGGAACGGCAGCCGGAGTTACACCCCGAAGTACCTCTCCGCAGAGGTTGTGGAACAGGTGGTGGTGCAGGGGTCAGGCCAGCACACCGTCTCGCTTGTCGCCACGCCGGATGCCATACTCCCGCCCATCCTGAACGCGTTCGAGATATACTCACTGCGGCAGATGACTGAGCTTGCGACGAACAATGGAGACG CCAAGGCCATGATGGGAATTCGCACGACGTACATGCTGAAGAAAAACTGGATGGGTGATCCTTGTGCGCCGAAAGCATTTGCCTGGAATGGCCTGAACTGCAGTTATTCTTCATCTGGTCCTGCATGGATAACAGCTCT AATATTGTCATCTAGTTTGTTGACCGGTGCAGTTGATCCTTCTTTCGGTGATCTAAAATCCCTTCAATACCT GGACTTGTCCAATAACAGCCTGTCTGGTCCAATACCTGATTTTCTGGCACAAATGCCATCACTTAAATTCCT TGATTTGTCAAGCAACAAACTCAGTGGATCAATTCCTGCAGCTCTAGTACGGAAGCGTCAAAATGGATCCCTTGTATTAAT GATTGGTAACAATGCAAATATCTGTGACAATGGTGCTTCTACATGTGCTCCAAACGACAAGCaaaagaacagaacactcatcaTTGCGATAGCCGTTCCAATAGCTGTAGCTACTCTACTGTTTGTCGCAGCAATTATTATCCTTCATAGAAGGAGAATTAAACAAG ATACATGGATGGCAAATAGCGCAAGGCTTAATAGCCCCAGGGACAGGGAGAGGTCGAACTTGTTTGAGAACAGACAGTTCAGCTACAAAGAGCTGAAGCTCATCACAGCTAACTTCAAGGAAGAAATAGGGCGAGGAGGATTTGGTGCTGTGTTTCTAGGCTATTTGGAGAATGGAAGTCCAGTTGCTGTGAAGATCCGTTCAAAAACATCATCTCAAGGGGACAGGGAGTTTCTATCTGAG GCTCAACACTTGAGTCGAGTTCACCACAGGAACCTGGTTTCCTTGATTGGTTATTGCAAGGACAAGAAACAACTGGCCCTTGTCTATGAATATATGCATGGTGGAGACCTAGAGGATCGTCTAAGAG GAGAGGTCTCTGTCGCTACGCCCCTCAGTTGGCATCGACGTCTCAAGATTGCTCTCGACTCTGCCCATG GATTGGAATATCTACATAAGTCCTGCCAACCGCCACTGATCCATAGGGATGTGAAGACAAAGAACATCCTGCTATCTGCTGACCTAGATGCAAAGATATCCGACTTTGGCCTGACCAAGGTGTTCGCAGATGAGTTCATGACCCATATTACTACCCAACCAGCAGGCACCCTGGGGTATCTTGACCCTGAGTACTATAATACATCCCGGCTCAGTGAGAAGAGTGACGTGTATAGCTTTGGAGTTGTACTACTGGAGCTTATAACCGGTCAGTCGCCGGCGGTCGCCATTACTGACACTGAGAGCATCCATATAGCACAGTGGGTGCGCCAGAAGCTCTCCGAGGGCAACATTGAGAGCATTGCTGACTCAAAGATGGGAAGGGAGTACGATGTCAACTCGGTCTGGAAGGTTACAGAGCTGGCACTGCAGTGCAAAGAACAACCATCACGGGAACGACCAACAATGACAGATGTTGTGGCTGAGCTCAAGGAATGCTT